Below is a window of Pseudomonas sp. B21-040 DNA.
CGTCGACGAAACGCGGGCAGTTCAGGTCGAGGTTCAGCGCTCGTTCGGCCAGGTTGCTCAGTACGTCCAGTTCGGCCAGCGCAGCGGCGGTGTCCTGCAGCGGTGGCAATTGGGCGATCAGGTCTTCGAGCAGCGCTTCGTAAAGCATTTTCTCGCGGGCCAGGGCACGGCTCTTGGCCGACAGCGCCTTGTCCTCGAACGCCTTGAGTTCCGGGGTAATGAAACGCTCGGCACCTTTGAGCGTCTGGCGACGGATGTAGTCGGCCGGCGCGGATTCGGCTTGCTTGCTTGGCAGTTCAATGAAGTAGCCGTGAATGCGGTTGTAACCGACCTTCAGGTGCGACAGGCCGGTGCGGGCTTTCTCGCGTGCTTCCAGATCAATCAGGAACTGCCCGGCGTTTTCGCTGAGCGATTGCAGATCGTCGAGTTCGCTGTCGTAACCGGTCTTCAACACGCCGCCGTCACGGATCACCGCAGGCGGGTTGTCGATGATGGCTTTTTCCAGCAGCGCCGCCAGTTCCGGGTAGGTGCTGGTGGTCTTGGCCAGTTGAATGATGTGCGGTGCTTCCAGCTCGGTCATCGCCACTTGCAACTCAGGCAAAGCGCCCAGTGCATCGCGCAGACGAGCGAGGTCGCGAGGGCGGGCGTTGCGCAGGCCGATCCGCGCCAGAATCCGCTCGATGTCGCCGATTTCCTTGAGCTGCGGTTGCAGCTTTTCAAAGCGGTAGCCGTCGAGCAGGCACGTGATCGAGGTCTGGCGCGCCAGCAATACGGTCAGATCCCGCAGCGGACGATTCAGCCAGCGGGTCAGCAAACGGCTGCCCATGGCGGTCTGGCAGCGATCGACCACCGATTGCAGGGTGTTGTCGCGGCCACCGGCCAGGTTGGTGTCCAGTTCCAGATTGCGACGGCTCGCGCCATCCAGCACCACGGTGTCATCCAGGCGCTCATGGCGCAGGCTGCGCAAATGCGGCAGGGCGGTGCGCTGGGTTTCCTTGGCGTAGCTGAGCAGGCAACCGGCGGCACCGATGGCCAGGGTCAGGTTCTCGCAGCCAAAGCCTTTAAGGTCCTGGGTCGAAAACTGCTGGCACAAACTTTTCAGCGCCGAGTCGCGCTCGAAATCCCACGGCGCACGGCGACGAACCCCTCGACGTTTTTCCGCCGGCAGGTCTTTTGGCCAATCATCCGGGATCATCAGCTCTACCGGATTGACCCGCTCCAGTTCAGCGAGCAGGTTTTCCCAACCCTTGATTTCCAACACCGTGAAATTGCCGCTGGTGATGTCCAGCACGGCCAGGCCGAACAGGCGCTCGTCACCCAGCACCGCGGCGATCAGATTGTCCCGACGCTCATCCAGCAGCGCTTCATCACTGACCGTGCCCGGCGTGATGATCCGCACTACCTGACGATCCACCGGCCCTTTGCTGGTGGCCGGGTCACCCACCTGCTCACAAATCACCACCGACTCGCCAAGCTTGACCAGTTTCGCGAGGTAACCTTCCGCTGCATGGTAAGGAATCCCACACATCGGAATCGCCTGGCCGGCAGACTGCCCGCGAGCGGTCAGGGTGATGTCCAGCAACTTGGAGGCTTTCTTTGCGTCTTCATAGAAGATCTCGTAGAAGTCGCCCATGCGGTAGAACATCAACTGATCAGGGTGCTGGTTCTTCAGACGCCAGTACTGCTGCATCATTGGCGTGTGAGAGGACAAATCGGAGATGGCTTTATTCATCGGAAATTCAGGAAAACTCGTTGAAAGGTGTAGGGCAAAGGAGGGGCATTGGCCCGGCTTTTCCGCGATGGGCGCAAGATTACCATGGGCGGTCCGCCCGACGCAGGCATGAAAGCCCTGTGGCACATTTGCGCTGGATATGCACGTTTTATGCAAAACAGCATTTGTCTTCAGTGAAAAGAACAAGCACTATGCGCGTTATGCAAAAACGCAATGTTTCTACCGTTTTAAGAGCACTGCTCGATCAGCACGGGATCTCCCCCACGGAGCTTCACCGTCGTACCGGCGTGCCTCAATCCACTCTCTCGCGGATCCTCAGCGGGAAGATCGTCGATCCCTCGGATAAACACATCTCGAAGATCGCCGAGTACTTCGCCGTGAGCACCGATCAGTTGCGCGGCCGTACGGACGTGTCGGCGACCGCCAATGCCGGGCGCGATCAATCACATTCCGAACTCAAGGACATAAGTCTGTGGGACGACGATACGCCGGTCGATGATGACGAAGTGTCGGTCCCCTTTCTTCGCGAGGTTGAATTGGCTGCTGGATCAGGAAGATTCGTCATCGAAGAGAGCGAGCGCTCTAGCCTGCGCTTCGGCAAACGCAGCCTGCGCCACAACGGCGTGCAATTCGACCAGGCAAAATGCGTGACGGTGCGTGGCAACAGCATGTTGCCCGTGCTGCGCGATGGTGCAACCGTTGGGGTGAACGCGGGCAAGTGCGGGATCGGCGACATCGTGGATGGCGACCTTTATGCGATCAACCATAACGGCCAACTGCGAGTGAAGCAGCTATATCGCCTGCCGACCGGCATTCGCCTGCGCAGCTTCAATCGCGATGAGCATCCGGACGAGGACTACACCTTCCAGGAAATCCAGGAAGAGCAGATCGTCATCCTCGGCCATGTCTTCTGGTGGGGCATGTACGCCCGCTAACCTCGCTACGTTCAGATAAAACCCGCCACCCGGCGGGTTTTTTTTCGCCTATCGAAAACCGGCAACGCCTTTGTTTGCGGGGGTTTCAATGCGTCAGTGCATTTCCAGTGCATAAATAAATGCATTTGTGCATTGACTGTATATGCATCCATGCATATTCTTTGTCTCAAGCCGCTCAACAAAGCAGCTCGAAACGAAGTTCTTTAGTTCCACCACAAAGGCAGCGATGAACCGGCCTCAACGGTTCAGAGGGTTGGCAACTGACCCGGGTGTGCAGCGTAAAGCACCAGAAGCAGTTATCCGGCGGGCAGGGACCGCGGTCGGAAAAACAATATGAATGGACTCGTACCGCGCCAGTAGCGCCGAAAGGTCAACGAAGGGCCGCATTACTGAAAAGCCCGGAACTACGCCGGGCTTTTTGGAATGCCTACCTTCCATCAGGCACCTCAAGAAAACACCGTTTTAAAGAACCACTCATCAATCACTCCCGGAGGCGTGACATGACAAACGAGCAACAAGCGTTGCTGGACATGCCGATCTGGCTCGTCATCGTCCTTGCCCTGGTGGGCGGGGTGTCCGGCGAAATGTGGCGCGCCGACAAGGACGGCGCTCGCGGCTGGTCACTGCTGCGGCGCCTGGCCTTGCGTTCCGGGGCCTGCATGATCTGCGGGGTCTCGGCAATCATGCTGCTGTACGCCGCCGGCGTGTCGATCTGGGCGGCGGGGGCTTTTGGATGCCTCACCGCGATGGCCGGGGCGGATGTCGCCATCGGGCTTTATGAACGCTGGGCTGCCAAGCGGATCGGGGTTTGCGAGGTGCCGCCGCGCGATTCTCGTCCCGATCAACAGTAAACAAGCATCGCTGACCTTCACGCTGAAATCTGAACAGGAGGCCTTTGATGCCTGTTGTTATTGAAAATATCGAAAAGCCTTCACAGCTGTTTACCGCCATTGCCGAGGCATTGCGCATTGCCATTCCCGGTTTGAGGGTTGGGA
It encodes the following:
- the mutS gene encoding DNA mismatch repair protein MutS, translating into MSDLSSHTPMMQQYWRLKNQHPDQLMFYRMGDFYEIFYEDAKKASKLLDITLTARGQSAGQAIPMCGIPYHAAEGYLAKLVKLGESVVICEQVGDPATSKGPVDRQVVRIITPGTVSDEALLDERRDNLIAAVLGDERLFGLAVLDITSGNFTVLEIKGWENLLAELERVNPVELMIPDDWPKDLPAEKRRGVRRRAPWDFERDSALKSLCQQFSTQDLKGFGCENLTLAIGAAGCLLSYAKETQRTALPHLRSLRHERLDDTVVLDGASRRNLELDTNLAGGRDNTLQSVVDRCQTAMGSRLLTRWLNRPLRDLTVLLARQTSITCLLDGYRFEKLQPQLKEIGDIERILARIGLRNARPRDLARLRDALGALPELQVAMTELEAPHIIQLAKTTSTYPELAALLEKAIIDNPPAVIRDGGVLKTGYDSELDDLQSLSENAGQFLIDLEAREKARTGLSHLKVGYNRIHGYFIELPSKQAESAPADYIRRQTLKGAERFITPELKAFEDKALSAKSRALAREKMLYEALLEDLIAQLPPLQDTAAALAELDVLSNLAERALNLDLNCPRFVDEPCMRITQGRHPVVEQVLSTPFVANDLNLDDNTRMLVITGPNMGGKSTYMRQTALIVLLAHIGSFVPAASCELSLVDRIFTRIGSSDDLAGGRSTFMVEMSETANILHNATERSLVLMDEVGRGTSTFDGLSLAWAAAERLAHLRAYTLFATHYFELTVLPEAQPLVANVHLNATEHNERIVFLHHVLPGPASQSYGLAVAQLAGVPSEVIVRAREHLGRLEATALPHEVAPPVKGKPAAPQQSDMFASLPHPVLDELTKLNLDDMTPRRALEMLYTLKNRI
- a CDS encoding XRE family transcriptional regulator; translated protein: MQKRNVSTVLRALLDQHGISPTELHRRTGVPQSTLSRILSGKIVDPSDKHISKIAEYFAVSTDQLRGRTDVSATANAGRDQSHSELKDISLWDDDTPVDDDEVSVPFLREVELAAGSGRFVIEESERSSLRFGKRSLRHNGVQFDQAKCVTVRGNSMLPVLRDGATVGVNAGKCGIGDIVDGDLYAINHNGQLRVKQLYRLPTGIRLRSFNRDEHPDEDYTFQEIQEEQIVILGHVFWWGMYAR
- a CDS encoding phage holin family protein, whose protein sequence is MTNEQQALLDMPIWLVIVLALVGGVSGEMWRADKDGARGWSLLRRLALRSGACMICGVSAIMLLYAAGVSIWAAGAFGCLTAMAGADVAIGLYERWAAKRIGVCEVPPRDSRPDQQ